From one Candidatus Nitrosocosmicus arcticus genomic stretch:
- the thiL gene encoding thiamine-phosphate kinase, translating into MKKFNEKQILNLIVSKFGNKNMEPYIGKDDISIIPLNSLNSSSNEVNDDKFLAVTCDMLVEHTDVPPKMTFEQIARKSVVSSVSDLVSKGIMPKAALISLGLPKSLKNSGISKLINGLSLASEEFGIEIIGGDINESKEIIIDCCMFGTLSSIANIPRRNGACIGDYVVVSGIFGYSSSGLKILMNNLPSPDSYFRKRSVDSVLKPYPSYEFGIFIANYFSSSMDSSDGLASSLYELSKESGVNLLIEEDKIPIPSKLKEFLSINNLDFHDLVFYGGEEYNIVGTISEKNILEISKVLKLHHLKLYIIGKVVSGNGRVFVLTSDGNKKLLKNKGYTHFT; encoded by the coding sequence ATGAAAAAATTTAATGAGAAACAAATACTGAATCTAATTGTATCTAAATTTGGTAACAAAAATATGGAACCATATATAGGTAAGGATGATATATCAATCATACCCTTAAATTCATTAAATTCTTCATCTAATGAAGTTAATGATGATAAATTTTTGGCGGTTACGTGTGATATGTTAGTTGAACATACTGATGTCCCACCCAAAATGACATTTGAACAAATAGCTCGAAAATCTGTAGTTTCTAGTGTGAGTGATCTGGTTTCAAAAGGAATAATGCCAAAAGCCGCTTTAATATCATTAGGATTACCCAAATCATTAAAAAACTCTGGAATTTCTAAACTAATTAATGGCTTATCTTTAGCTTCAGAAGAGTTTGGAATAGAGATTATAGGTGGTGATATCAATGAATCTAAGGAAATCATAATTGATTGCTGTATGTTTGGAACTTTATCTTCGATTGCAAACATACCGCGAAGAAATGGCGCATGTATTGGTGACTATGTGGTTGTTTCTGGTATTTTCGGATACAGTTCTTCGGGATTAAAAATTCTAATGAATAATCTACCGAGCCCCGATAGTTACTTTAGAAAAAGATCTGTTGATTCTGTCTTAAAACCTTACCCTTCTTATGAATTTGGAATATTTATTGCCAATTATTTTTCTTCATCCATGGATTCTAGCGATGGCCTTGCCTCTTCACTATATGAGCTATCCAAGGAAAGTGGAGTGAATTTACTAATAGAAGAAGACAAGATTCCTATTCCTTCCAAATTGAAAGAATTTTTATCAATAAATAATCTTGATTTTCACGACCTAGTGTTTTATGGAGGTGAGGAATACAATATAGTGGGGACAATATCAGAAAAAAATATATTGGAAATTTCTAAGGTATTGAAACTGCATCATCTAAAATTGTATATTATCGGCAAAGTAGTTAGTGGGAATGGGAGAGTATTTGTTCTCACTTCCGACGGAAATAAGAAATTGCTTAAAAACAAAGGGTATACGCATTTTACTTAA
- a CDS encoding phosphomannomutase: protein MKISISGIRGIFREDLSIQEIARFSRVYGSYLKNNYDILTCVIARDSRPSGGIITDVVTGCLLEQGINVYDLGIAPTPVLFRESRKYSGALMITASHNPLTWNGLKMLIKGRGLFEEDLDQLLRTKIQDYDKIGKYFKINASYLNDIVNYIPQPNQSNVDFNVGIDFGGGAACNYANQLLDSYHVKYLGINDKLGFSSRGPDPTSDPLVELCELVKINKLNFGFAFDVDGDRLVIVNNEGIQLNPDSTLLLCIAGVVRNNGFKRFTISLDSSLSIEKYVNDHGGQVFVSKVGESNVIKRMFETDSQSGGEGSSGGFIMPSFTSCRDGLLASVLISSLDQNTINECMNLSSQFKQIRTKHSIDPKIDNKYLFEKILSSLKSYSTDVIYTDGLKFILDDSSWILIRFSNTEHALRISLESTKEKVDSMYKLFYNKIIEIYEKI from the coding sequence GTGAAGATATCTATCTCAGGAATAAGGGGGATATTCAGAGAAGACCTTAGTATACAAGAGATAGCCCGTTTTTCTAGGGTTTATGGATCTTATTTGAAAAATAATTATGATATACTGACTTGTGTAATTGCAAGAGATAGTAGACCATCAGGAGGGATAATTACAGACGTCGTAACCGGATGCCTTTTGGAACAAGGGATTAATGTTTATGATCTAGGTATCGCACCTACACCGGTTTTATTTAGAGAATCCAGAAAATATTCTGGTGCCTTAATGATTACAGCATCACATAATCCGCTAACTTGGAATGGATTGAAGATGCTTATAAAGGGGAGAGGGTTATTTGAGGAAGATTTAGATCAGCTATTAAGAACGAAAATCCAAGATTATGATAAAATTGGCAAATATTTCAAAATTAATGCCAGCTATTTGAACGATATAGTAAACTATATTCCGCAACCAAATCAATCTAATGTTGATTTCAATGTTGGTATTGATTTTGGAGGAGGGGCAGCATGCAATTATGCTAATCAGTTGCTTGATTCCTATCATGTAAAATATCTTGGAATAAATGACAAGCTGGGGTTTTCTTCTCGTGGTCCCGATCCGACGTCTGATCCTTTAGTTGAATTATGTGAATTAGTTAAAATAAATAAGTTGAATTTTGGTTTTGCATTTGATGTGGATGGGGATCGACTGGTAATCGTTAATAATGAAGGAATTCAACTTAATCCTGATTCAACCTTGTTGTTATGTATTGCCGGCGTTGTACGCAATAACGGATTCAAAAGATTTACCATTAGTCTTGACTCTAGTCTCTCAATTGAAAAATATGTCAATGATCACGGTGGTCAAGTCTTTGTCTCTAAAGTGGGAGAATCAAATGTGATAAAAAGGATGTTTGAAACCGATTCACAATCAGGTGGAGAAGGAAGTAGCGGGGGATTCATTATGCCAAGCTTTACTTCCTGTAGGGATGGGTTATTGGCGAGCGTTCTTATCAGCTCATTAGATCAGAATACAATTAATGAATGTATGAATCTATCTTCACAATTTAAACAAATACGAACAAAGCATTCAATAGATCCTAAAATTGATAATAAATATCTCTTTGAAAAAATATTATCTTCATTAAAATCCTATTCAACAGATGTAATTTATACTGATGGTTTGAAATTTATTCTGGACGATAGTTCTTGGATTCTGATACGTTTCTCAAATACTGAACATGCACTTAGAATATCATTGGAATCAACAAAAGAAAAAGTAGATTCTATGTACAAATTATTTTATAATAAAATAATTGAAATTTATGAAAAAATTTAA
- a CDS encoding transcriptional regulator, whose amino-acid sequence MLLPSEIESKSLIPAIRAILSKKLIRDYDLKEETVGKLLGITQAAVSNYIRGTRGDLSLVAKLEDNFEVMKMIDDISKDLSTNNAYSPSTMTKFIQLCNFMRYTFIICDVHHSIESNIDKRICEQCEVLLTGSRFS is encoded by the coding sequence ATGTTATTACCCTCTGAAATTGAATCCAAGTCTTTGATTCCTGCTATTCGTGCTATTTTGTCTAAAAAATTAATTCGAGATTATGATCTAAAAGAAGAGACTGTGGGAAAACTTCTTGGAATTACTCAGGCGGCAGTTAGTAATTACATTAGAGGAACACGAGGTGATCTTTCCTTGGTAGCTAAACTAGAGGATAATTTTGAGGTTATGAAAATGATAGACGATATATCCAAAGATCTTTCAACAAATAATGCCTATTCTCCAAGTACGATGACAAAATTTATTCAACTATGTAACTTTATGCGATATACTTTCATAATATGTGATGTCCACCATAGTATTGAATCGAATATAGATAAAAGAATTTGTGAACAATGCGAAGTGCTATTGACAGGTTCGCGTTTCTCCTGA
- a CDS encoding 4Fe-4S dicluster domain-containing protein: protein MPIAILPDVDEQRCIGCALCVEICTALGPDVLRVKPVEGWKRGKAFVFYPERCISDGACVGVCPTHAIFWMRPLEYTAGQPVPLHKFGVFSKGWEEG, encoded by the coding sequence ATGCCAATTGCTATACTTCCAGATGTTGATGAACAAAGATGCATTGGGTGTGCGCTTTGTGTAGAAATTTGTACCGCATTAGGTCCGGATGTACTTCGTGTTAAACCTGTTGAAGGTTGGAAAAGAGGCAAAGCATTTGTCTTTTATCCAGAGAGATGTATTTCTGACGGTGCATGTGTAGGTGTTTGTCCAACTCATGCTATATTCTGGATGAGACCATTAGAATATACTGCAGGCCAACCAGTTCCGTTACATAAATTCGGTGTATTTAGTAAAGGCTGGGAAGAAGGCTAA
- a CDS encoding class I SAM-dependent methyltransferase, which translates to MPFLIDDINYAQKELNTFRFRTSAINDGSIHERFIFPFLCGSYFTYRKVDVERITSIAKAVSKDPTYLDVGCGYGDFLEKIIQHLPNAEGIEKSADIFFKLGRYKPDYIKIGDAYNGIDKKYDLIFVGWMEPGVDYRDRIAASTDVIITTLDQGLSLAAEFEGHGFEKIASWITPSWEDINTEITNKYYSKISNGTIELLKELRGAHNLWYIYSKPKYKDTIKETLRKSSKKDYNRDVYEHEKILDECGFSYNEVLPSNPDICLWKINFEE; encoded by the coding sequence ATGCCCTTTTTGATTGATGATATTAATTACGCACAAAAGGAATTAAACACTTTTAGATTTAGAACCTCGGCCATCAATGATGGGTCCATCCATGAGAGATTCATTTTTCCTTTTCTTTGTGGTTCATATTTCACATACAGAAAGGTAGACGTAGAAAGAATAACCTCAATAGCTAAGGCGGTATCAAAAGATCCAACTTACTTAGATGTTGGATGTGGTTATGGCGATTTCTTGGAAAAAATTATTCAACATTTACCTAATGCAGAAGGTATTGAAAAAAGCGCGGACATATTCTTCAAATTAGGAAGATATAAGCCAGATTATATAAAAATTGGTGATGCATATAATGGAATAGATAAAAAATATGATCTAATATTTGTTGGATGGATGGAGCCTGGAGTGGATTACAGGGATAGAATTGCTGCAAGTACAGATGTAATAATTACAACTTTGGATCAAGGTTTGAGCCTTGCAGCAGAGTTTGAGGGACATGGGTTTGAAAAAATCGCAAGTTGGATAACTCCATCCTGGGAGGATATCAATACAGAAATAACTAACAAGTATTATTCAAAAATATCAAATGGAACCATTGAATTACTAAAAGAGCTAAGGGGAGCGCACAATTTATGGTATATTTATTCTAAACCAAAATACAAAGACACCATAAAAGAAACATTAAGAAAATCTAGTAAAAAAGATTACAATAGGGATGTTTATGAGCATGAAAAAATCTTGGATGAATGTGGGTTTAGTTATAATGAAGTGCTCCCATCAAACCCCGATATTTGCTTGTGGAAAATAAATTTTGAAGAATAA
- a CDS encoding class I SAM-dependent methyltransferase — MPPEINDLGVASNALKEFRKYSISSHHERFIFPFLCGSYFTYRKVDVERITSIAKAVSKDPTYLDVGCGYGDFLEKIIQHLPNAEGIEKSADIFFKLGRYKPDYIKIGDAYNGIDKKYDLIFVGWMEPGVDYRDRIAASTDVIITTLDQGLSLAAEFEGHGFEKIASWITPSWEDINTEITNKYYSKISNGTIELLKELRGAHNLWYIYSKPKYKDTIKETLRKCLKHECQKEIHTYEFEDVLDDAGYGYLESIKTSNEEYLLWNIVFTM, encoded by the coding sequence ATGCCTCCAGAAATAAATGATTTAGGTGTTGCATCAAATGCGTTAAAAGAGTTTAGAAAATACTCTATTTCGTCGCATCATGAGAGATTCATTTTTCCTTTTCTTTGTGGTTCATATTTCACATACAGAAAGGTAGACGTAGAAAGAATAACCTCAATAGCTAAGGCGGTATCAAAAGATCCAACTTACTTAGATGTTGGATGTGGTTATGGCGATTTCTTGGAAAAAATTATTCAACATTTACCTAATGCAGAAGGTATTGAAAAAAGCGCGGACATATTCTTCAAATTAGGAAGATATAAGCCAGATTATATAAAAATTGGTGATGCATATAATGGAATAGATAAAAAATATGATCTAATATTTGTTGGATGGATGGAGCCTGGAGTGGATTACAGGGATAGAATTGCTGCAAGTACAGATGTAATAATTACAACTTTGGATCAAGGTTTGAGCCTTGCAGCAGAGTTTGAGGGACATGGGTTTGAAAAAATCGCAAGTTGGATAACTCCATCCTGGGAGGATATCAATACAGAAATAACTAACAAGTATTATTCAAAAATATCAAATGGAACCATTGAATTACTAAAAGAGCTAAGGGGAGCGCACAATTTATGGTATATTTATTCTAAACCAAAATACAAAGACACCATAAAAGAAACATTAAGAAAATGTCTTAAACATGAATGCCAAAAAGAAATACACACATATGAATTTGAGGATGTTTTGGATGACGCAGGATATGGATATTTAGAGAGCATTAAAACTAGTAATGAAGAGTATCTGTTGTGGAATATTGTTTTTACTATGTAA